The DNA region GTCCGTGTTGATAAACGACCATTTACTCATATGCTCGTCAACAACTATTCAttctagtgaattttttttgacgGGTGGTCAGGGGAGAGGTTTTTATGCCCGTGGCTTGGGTTTTCCTCTTCCATAACGCTTTTGTGGTGTTATGTGTGGTTTGCTTTCTTGGCCTTTATTTCCTCTATCTTTCTATATTGCCATGTTTGTGTAGTGTAGTTAGTTAGTTTGGAAATTTGCTTAGTAACTTACACTTGGACTATATTGTTTAATTTAGTGTTAAAATCAACTTAGCCATACAAATTTGTGTTAAGGGTTCTAAATATTGTGCTAGGGTgtttttagcatatttcaaaAGTAGCCAAATTTGTTTACAAATCCCTTCAATGACTGCATGAGAGGATCACAGGAAAgataaaagtttattttatacTACTTTTTTAATTCAATCCCTCTGAATTCTTAACTTATTTCAACCAATGCACTTCTTGGGCAAGTCTTCAAAAAAGATATACATTCTAAACTTTTATATGCTTGTAAAATCaaagtaaaagaaatttttCACTGATGAGCCAACTTAACACCATTCAAACATTTAGATCTAAAAATTGAAGCTTGTGGATGGGGGAAAAAAGACTTTGATATCTCATAAGTGAACCTCTTTATTGCAAAGAGATTCATTTTCTCTGGAAtacatatatttcaattttgtattaaaaaatgtGACAcacatgaccaaaaaaaaaaggttaaattgGAACTTAAAATTGAAACCTCTAGACAGAAATTATCAACTCCGCTTTTAAAGGACACACAAAATCTctttgaattaaaataaaaaaaataaaaaacccatacCTTCAAACACTCACCCCGTCAATTAACTACCCTTGTCTAAATCTCAAGTTCTACCATCATAGTTGTGCAGTCTCCAAGCAGCCTCCAACAAAAACCATTATGACCAAAGCAAATCAGCGGCTATGAAATCCCAACCCAAGTATTGAAACCCTTCGATCTTGTTAAATCTTTTACACTTTTTTACTTTAATAACCAAAGAAGCATTCCATTAAAACaactaattttgaaaaaaaaaaaaaaattaaaagagatttTAATAATGTGAAAACTATAATTCATCATACTATTACTTCTTGGAGTTAGACTGCTTCAAGGATTTGCTTTTTCACcaacaaacccagaaaagaaaagaaaaagaattaccCAGTGGTTTTTTATATAGTGTAATCGAGTTAGAAGAATGAAGCAACAGATTTGGAATTGAAATTAATCAAGATACATTAATCCAAGAAAGTTAAATACCAAGAGAGTCAATCTCGTGCTGGAATTTGTATCGGTGTATTGTTTCGGGTTTATcactatttatattataataataataataataataataataataataataataattttaccatgaaatattacctcaatttagaacaaattattcatggttttagactttaacatcaactaaaataaaaaaaaagctataaaaaacagaaaacttaattgttcattgcatacttagaaaacaaataatacaaataagttaatataagtaagttaccattctgctcttacaaaattttgaaaattgcaaaactttttttttttttttggtaccggCCAATACGCCTGGTACCGGCCAAAATGCCTGAAATCGGCTGGTATTTTAATCAATACAAAACATTGGAGTTTTGGTACTTGTGCACATACCGGTATGATACATACCGACTGGTATGGTACATAGCGTCCAGTACGGTACGATATTCTCTTCCTTGTTAAATACACTAAAATTGTCCTTGTTGcaagaaaaaattatagatcCGTCTTTctacaataataaataataattcatAGATTTATCCCTctgcaataataataaaagtcataGAGAGAAAAGATTGGGATAAAGAGGAATATTGCTTTTTTAAAAGGACTAGGCctagtatttgaattcaaatagaacACAAATATTGAATTCGAATGGATTGTGaggtgaatgtttttttttattttttaatgtgtgtgtgtgtgtatgtgtgtgtatgtgtgtatatattttgagagagtttcaacctatggcgtccgcttctgatgatagttttttatcattagaccaaaataccaatcagtttctggtgtaggcgaggattgaaccccagatctcttatacaaccattagagactttactagttgagctaattagaacccACTAAAAGTTATGTTAGGGTAGTTTTGAACCATATAAaagttcaaaacaaaattttatgggGAATCTTGTGACGTTATTGATGTAGGAGAAGTAATTGGTTAatggatgaaatattttttaccTTAGAAAAAGTCCGGATCAAAGAGAGAATTCCATTATAAGTAATATAGATTACCAttgagcaaaaaagtaattttagtaatGAGCTCAAGTTAAAACCACCAAGAGATGCCAATCACTTGAAGTCTTGAACAACAAGGTTCCTTGTTGAAAATCTACGTTTCTATTAATTAGGAAGAGTGGATTAACATGGTATCATTTAGTTACAtccacaacaatttcacaataaatgcTAGGTAGCAAGTTGTTATTAACTATCACTATTAcgcaaaaatgtaattttagtgATGAGTTCAGATTATAACCAGTATAACTTGCTATCTaatatttgttatgaaattattgtaaaaattgtaAATGTAGCATTACGCATCTCAAATTGCTAGTAAAATTTGacattatttgaaatttagaatcCCTTCCCCACTTCAGCTTTGCAATTACAAGCATGTTTCAAAATGATAATCAGAGGAATCATTTaagtctttttattattatttatttacttctttCTATGTGGATAAATCCTTTAagtaaagtaaaataaaacatGTACCAAAAGTCTTGTAACGCAATTGGCTGGTATCTCTTGGTGTATCCATGACATTTAGGGTTTTAATTCTTCATCTGCTGTTATAACTTGTCAAATTATGGGAgggggtaattttttttttagggggggggggggggttattattattattttaaattatccATACTTTCGTTTGATGtttcattaattgaataattggTAACCAATTGAtaacatctattttttttttatacataacataaaaaatagagaCATGCAGTACACCAAATGTTAGATATATTAAAAATAGTGTAAAGATTCTTGTTTAAGAGATGTTAGAGCCGTGGATTTCAttgttccagttagctcaattgttGAAGCATTTGATagttaaataagaaatatacattttttaataaataaaatagaataaatgaatagtattaaaatttaaagtagAATAGTGCCTtaccggaaaaaaaaaaaaaaagtagagtagtaaaagaaaaatagagtcTACTGGAAGTGAAAAACTGGACtagttaaaatagaaaaaatttccttttgggTTACATGACTAAAATTTGGTCCAGTCTAATGTTAATGCTCTTCGAAGACTCAGATACTAATAAGCCACCAAATATGTTTCAGTCAAGATTTCCTATGGGCTGTATAGACAAAAAATTGTAAGCCTTGTTGTGCATAAATGCTGGAGTTTGCGCACAACCTCTGCCTATTTGCTGCTAGTTAGGATAATAAACCTGCAAACCAAGCAGTTTGGCCTTCCTTAATGCTTATCTTACCCCTAAACATTGATTCATTTGTTGATTTTGATATGGAGAGCTGTAGCAGTGAACGAGAAAATGCTGACCCTCTCTTGATGACTTGGCGATAAAAGCAAAATTTGTCTGTCCTGCACACCTTGATCTTGGCATTCTAGTAAGCTACTTGTAGACACCGCACCCTATCTACAAAAGCCTGGGAAGATAGACAAACACCATCAAATGTGACCTGATTTCTATGACACCACATAGACCACATGGTGACAACCAGTATTCTAGAAAATATGTAGCATGATATTGAGTGTACCTATTGTATAACATTATTCATATGTGATAACTCTCAACATTTTAATGAGTggattaaattttattacatcatCAATATTTGAACAAATGGTgactattattatttaatgtcaactaaaattattgatgatgtgATAAAATTCAATTCATTCATTTCGAAAAGATGAGTaagattttaataaatttgtgatGGAGGAGGTACCATAAAAACTGTGGCAAAACTGATTCTCACACCATAACGCCATATAATAGTCATTGTTGGGATGGTTTCGGCTCTGCATGATTATATCAAGTGGAGGCTTTTGCACACTGTCTGAACTGTGAAGTAATTAATATATCTTGCACGTTTATCCCTCTtcagcaggaaaaaaaaagtagttcaAAAGTCACTGTCATCAATCCTGATAAACTATCCAACTACTACCAGGGGCAGCCTTCACTCCCTTCTCCTTCATTTCACTTCTCATTCTTTCAGCTTCCTCATGTCTCCCTTGACTAGAATATATTCTAGCCAACAGCACATAGTTGGCAGGATTATCAGGTTCAATCTCAGACAAAGCTTTCCCTGCAATCTCGGCAAGCTCTAACTCTCCATAAGTCCGACATGCCCCAAGAAGAGCACCCCAAGCTTTTGCAGTCACCTTAACTGGCATTTCTCGTATCACCTGATATGCCTCAAATAGTCTCCCGGCTCTGCTCAACACATCTACTAAACATGAATAGTGATCACTACTTGCTTCCACGCCATAATCTGTATGCATTCTAGCAAAGTAATCCATTGCTTCGTCAGCTAATCCTGCATGGCTACAAGCTTTTAATACCCCAAGGAAAGTGATTCCATCAGGCTGCACTTTTGCCAATTCCATTTGCTGAAACATTTCCAGTGCAGTTCTTGCCTTCCCATGAAGTGCATATGCTGATATTATGCTGCTCCATGCAACCACATCTCTTTCCTTCATACCCCAGAACACACTATGTGCATTTACAAGACACCCACATCGCCCATAGGCCTCTACTAGGCCACTACTCAACTGAGGATGGGAATCAATGTAATTTCTAATTGCATAACTATGAAtttccttaattaaattcaaagcCGCCACACCTATGCAAGCGGGTAATAGAGCAAGAAGCGTAATTACATTTGGAATCAACCCCATTTCCCTCATTTTCCGATAAAGAGCAATCGCCTTAAATGACCCATCATCCAACTCTGCCAAACCCGCTATAATTGAATTATAAGTTGACACACTTGGCGCAATGTCCATGACTTGGAATAATTTCAAAGCATCAGGAACATGATTAGAATGTGTATAAAGAGATATCATGGCATTCCACACCACAACATTTCTCTGAGGAATTTCATCAAACAAGTTGCGTGCGGGCAAAATTGAGACGCATTTACCATACATGTCAACAAGAGCAGATGCGACAAATGGGTTTGAGAGGAAGGATGATTTGGCGCTATGGGCATGGATAGCGGTGCCAAGTTGTGGGCGGTGAATGGCTGCGCAGGACTTTAGGACGAGAGAGAAGACATGGGGGTCGAGAGCAAGGGCAAGTGAGGCTTGTATGTGGTGGAAAAGAGAAAGGGCTTGGTCATGACGACCTTGGTTCACGTGTGATGACAAAAGCTTGGTGAAGGAAAGGAGACGTAGGTAGTTGGAGGTGTAGGAAGCCATGTTGGTTGGGGTTATGATCAATGGAGTGAAATTGGAGGGAAAGCTTTATTCAAGGTGGGGGTCGTCTAATTGTAATAAACTTTCCTTCTAATACTAATAGTAATAAGCTTTATTCTTGACCCTTTTGGATTAAATGGCAGGACTAGCGTCACTAATCAACGAGATTCGAATCAAATTGTAATgttttctttacaaattttatgGACAAGTCTTGCAAATGAAATAACTTTGTCATGAATAGGACTTGGTAAATTGCAACTCCGAAGAGCCGATATAAGAAAATAGTCAAATGTTTTAAAGAGTACTTGAAACTAATGTAAGGTGTTCTAATAGTTttcgactctctctctctctctctctctctctcaggggGAACTAGTGTCTAATTACAGATTTTTGGACGAAATTGTAAAGTTTTCTCTACGAATTTTATGGAAAGACTTGTACATAAATGGACTTTGTCAGTAACAAGATGTGATGAATCACAggttcgtcagttgtagtgaggtcgtccagacgggaccagaggtctgcttgtgtcgcgacggaagaagaaattctccggaatggtcaccggtgtggtgcttgccacaacacctccgatgccaaagttagtacaagggagtttataataatagactataagAATGATTAGAGATATCTTGTAACTGTGTTCGTACCTCCTGTTGACAATGTGAAGGCTTTATATATTTTGCTCTGGATTCTAGCTGTTGAGGTTGATATTGTGATGTTAATGCCTTTTTTTTGGTAACGCTTCTTGCtgagtaatggggttttaatatgccttcaacGGTTTGTCCAGCTGGTTCTGTAACCGTCCGTGTTATTATTGgtggcattgaatgatcctgATATCCTCGTTGGTGACGTGGATACTTGCTTAGGCTCGTCTCAGAGAGTGGTCTCGTCTGTCCTACTGAACTCGTCGgtagttgatttcgtcagtcccatcagatgcctcCGGATTTTGTGGTCGTCATGACGTGCCATGACGACCATAGAagatgaaaggttttttttttttttgtttttaaataatcttTTGGCTACGTCaataatgtacatccgtccTTATTACTTAGCCACTTTTgaggcttcgtcagtaatgtacatccgtcaaggtggaatcttattacctagccattttttttatgatcttttggctttgtcagtaatttacatccgtcaaggcagaatcttattacctagccattttcgatgatcttttggcttcgtcagtaatgtacatccgtcaaggcggaatcttattacctagccattttcgatgatcttttggcttcgtcagtaatgtacatccgtcaaggcggaatcttattacctagccattttttatgatcttttggcttcctcagtaatgtacatccgtcaaggcggaatcttattacctagccattttcgatgatctCTTGGCTTCGTCaataatgtacatccgtcaaggcggatgatcttttggcttcgtcagtaatgtacatccgtcaagtcggaatcttattacctagccattttcgatgatcttttggcttcgtcagtaatgtacatccgtcaaggcagaatcttattacctagccatttttgatgatcttttggcttcgtcgtCCTTTCGCCTGTCCCCGTCACTGTTTCGATGACCTGGACGCTCCCTTTTTTGTCCCCTACGATCGTCTTCTCTCCTTCCCTcctttctttgcttttcttCATCTGTTATGGCTACTAATGCATCTTCAACATTCATATACTTCTGTGCCTTCAGGAGCATTTCTGTCATTGTCTTAGGTGGATTCTTTGCAAGAGAAACCACAAACTCTCTAGACTTCAGCCCTGCTTTAAAGGTTGTCAATTGCACCTTGTCGTCAGTGTCATCTACCTCCAGGGTTTCTCGGGTGAAGCGTTTCACATAGGATCGCAatgtttctttctctccctGTCTAATGGTGAGTAGGTGGTCTGCTGGTCTTTTAGGACGTTGCCCACAGACGAAGTGACGCAGAAAGGCGTTACTTAACTGCTCGAAGTTGTCAATTGACGAAGTTGGTAGCTTTGTGAACCACTTTCTTGTAGCTCCTTTAAGGGTGGTAGGAAAAGAACGATACAATATTTCGTCAGGAGGTTGTTAGAGGCCTAATGTTGTCTTGAAGGTGTTAAGATGATCCTAGGGGTTCTTAAGCCCGTCAAACGGCTCAAGCTGAGGCAACCGAAATTTCGCCAGTATGGGGCGTTCAAAGACCGCCGTGGTGAAAGGAGAGTCTGTTGCCCTGACCATCCTATCTAGGCTTCGATCCATCTTCTCCTTAATGGCATTCctcagctcgtccatctccttcctcatctcttgAAGGAGGTCAGAGCCTTGTTCGTCCGGAGTAGTGGGCCTTCGTCGGTCACTTCTTCCATGGTTGCCCACCTCATCCTCCTGGCCGGCTTTGGACCGGTTCTCCTCTTGTTGAAGCCGTTGCCTCATCTCTTGATTCTGCCTGGTGAGTTCTTCAATAATGGCCACATGAGCTTGGACTTGCTGAGCTAGGGTCGCTAAATTCTGGTTGGTCTCCATCTGAATATCGAAGTTGGTAGAAACTACGCTTTCAAACTTGAGTACGAAAATGTCATTTCCCACAGATGGCACCAAACTGATGAATCACGggttcgtcagttgtagtgaggtcgtccagacgggaCCAGAGGTCTGCTTGTGTCGCAACGGAAGAAGAAATTCTCCgaaatggtcaccggtgtggtgcctgccacaacgcatCCGATACCAAAGTTAGTacaagggagtttataataatagactataagAATGATTAGAGATATTTTGTAACTGTGTTCGTACCTCCTGTTGGCAATGTGaaggctttatatatgttgctcTGGATTCTAGCTGTTGAGGTTGATATTGTGATGTTAATGCCTTTTTTTGGTAACGCTTCTTGCtgagtaatggggttttaatatgccttcaacGGTTTGTCCAGCTGGTTCTGTAACTGTCTGTGGTATTATTGgtggcattgaatgatcctgATATCCTTGTCGGTGACGTGGATACTTGCTTAGGCTCATCTTAGAGAGCGGTCTCGTTTGTCCTACTGAACTCGTCGGTAGTTGATTTTGTCAGTCCCATcaagatgtaaaaaaaaaaaaaggtaaattgaAGAGTATACCCTTAAATTTTGGgagtgattggattttacaccccaacGTTTGGTCCCGTTAGCAAATCACCCCCAGTTAGTTTCTGGTGTTAACTGCCACGTCATCTTGCTgacgtgtttttttttgtttgccaaataagctcaaaacGACACAGTTGCTAAGGAAAATCAGCAGATGACTTGGACCATTGCTAAACAGCACCGTTTTGCCCAATGAGAaagcaatcaaaattttattttatgacaatCCAAGAATGAACTCAAATCCTAAAAATAACCCACGAACCCAGCCCTTAACTAAACCCAGATCTCAAAATCCCTAACCCTTATGAACTCAGACCTTTCTTTGTTTAGTTGTGCTCCACGACCCGCGGTAGGTGTCCCCGTCAGATCCGATGAAAGTACCGAACCCTTCCATCCGACCCGACTTAAAGTCCCCCTCGTAGGTTGCCCTAGATGGCCACGAGAATTTTCCCTTTCAGTACGCTTTGCCACGTCGCCACTCGCCTTCGTACATGCACCCATTCGTCCACAAGTACTTCCCATATCCGTGCGGCATGTTCCCTGACAAACCCCTGATGTACAAATCTCCGTTTGCGAGTGACTTCTCCACCACAGTTTACGGCCATGTTTACGGCGGCAGTTAGCGAAGGAGAGCTAGTTAAGGTCGTTGGCGTTACCCTTCTTGTGCTACCAGCTTGGGATTGACTATGCGCGACTGTTAATATCACTTTGTcggatttcttcttcttcgtagTGGTCGATACGATGTCGTTCGGCTCATCACACAATAGTGCTTCAcgcattttttgttttggctcataaaaccaaaaacccactTCCAAATTAActttcttttgttaaaaaattaaaataaattactaaTCACCACCGCATTGAGGTCTGGGTTTAGTTAAGGGCTGGGTTCGTGGGTTTAGTTTTTAGGATTTGAGTTCATTCTTGGATTGTtgcaaacaaaattttgattattttcttaTTGGGCAAAACGGTGGCGTTTAGCAATGGTCCAAGTCATCTGCCGATTTTCCTTTACAACTGTGTCATTTTGAgcttatttagcaaaaaaaaaaaaaaaaaaaaaaacatgtcagCAAGATGACATGGCAGTTAACACCAGAAACTAACTGGGGGGTGATTTGCTAACGGGACCAAACATTgtggtgtaaaatccaatcatcCCCAAACGTTAGGGGTATACGttgcaatttacccaaaaaaaattgcaactcCAACAAAGAATGCGAGTGTGGTGTGCAAATTACAAACACATGAATGATTAATTAGGTATTTAAAAATATCAGCCCATTTAGTGTCTGTTTAGGAACAGCTTATTTAGTTAAAACTGAAATtgttttgctgaaagtactgcaGATAAAGCTAAAAGTACTGCAGATAAAGCTAAAAggtagttgaaatagtataatgagacccatgaataatactaaaatatacaatgagacctatgaatagtaacaaaaataagttaaataataaaaaaaaactgacttttTAAGTCATGTCAAACGCACACTTACTAAgaatatttgtgtttttgtttttaaaacaatttggaaattgttttcaaaagaACTCAGAGTGCAAAGGTGCTTTTAATTGATCCTGATTATTATTAAAACTATATAATATAGAGTAATATAACTTGGCTGATGGAGCACTACCATATgacatcttaaaaaaaaaaacaaaaaataaaaagacatgtCAGCAACTTATTCACCATTTGTGGGTTGGATTGGATAGGTTGAGGGGAAAATTTTTAACTAATCCACTATTGGAAGGTTGGAAAAATTCCAAACCCCATCATCAACCTAGCAAACCACAAAAATGGCAGGTCGATTGAAAATTTGAGCGGTTTCAACTCGTTGGATTAGACAGGCTAATTTTAGTTGTGTTGTATATAtactaaatttcaaaattattttatcatttatgaataatttaaaattcatttcCTA from Castanea sativa cultivar Marrone di Chiusa Pesio chromosome 6, ASM4071231v1 includes:
- the LOC142641168 gene encoding putative pentatricopeptide repeat-containing protein At1g03510, producing MASYTSNYLRLLSFTKLLSSHVNQGRHDQALSLFHHIQASLALALDPHVFSLVLKSCAAIHRPQLGTAIHAHSAKSSFLSNPFVASALVDMYGKCVSILPARNLFDEIPQRNVVVWNAMISLYTHSNHVPDALKLFQVMDIAPSVSTYNSIIAGLAELDDGSFKAIALYRKMREMGLIPNVITLLALLPACIGVAALNLIKEIHSYAIRNYIDSHPQLSSGLVEAYGRCGCLVNAHSVFWGMKERDVVAWSSIISAYALHGKARTALEMFQQMELAKVQPDGITFLGVLKACSHAGLADEAMDYFARMHTDYGVEASSDHYSCLVDVLSRAGRLFEAYQVIREMPVKVTAKAWGALLGACRTYGELELAEIAGKALSEIEPDNPANYVLLARIYSSQGRHEEAERMRSEMKEKGVKAAPGSSWIVYQD